In Lathyrus oleraceus cultivar Zhongwan6 chromosome 2, CAAS_Psat_ZW6_1.0, whole genome shotgun sequence, the DNA window TGCTCATGTTGTTTTTCCTAAGGCAATCTATCAAAAGAGCAACATAAAGAAAGAACACTGAAATAGAGTTCAACACCGAATTCAGCAAAAACCACCCTTCTTCCGGGACTCACAAATCTATTCCTTCAAAAATAAACTAATCTCTTTGAGACAAGATAAACCAGAGGATCCCAATTCCCCAATTTTTTCTTAGATTTGCATCCATTGAAAGTCCTAAATAATTAAAAGGAAGGATACCCGCCTTTGAATGTAAAACCTCTCCAACCTTATCCAAAAAGGCATGTCTACATTAACACCATAAAAAAAAACCTCTTAGCCAAATTCACTTTAATAATATATGTTTAGAATTTCATTTATATCAACTTCAAAGAAGACACCCTAAGTTCCACACAACCTTTGCCAAAAAAAGATGCATTATAATATCTCATCTATTCATTTTGGATTTAAGTTATTAGGTATTCACACTATGCATGAATTCCACGTTTTATTTTATTTCGGTCCCCACCATGATCCATCCTATTTTCTTTGGCCATTTAAGTCCCACACTCAACTCATCTCTCACACCTACTAGCTCacctctctttctctctttccCTAACACACCAACTCTCACAACTAAATTTAATAACTTGTTTCACACTATATAGTATATACACTTAGTGTGTCATATATTTATACGAGATGAAGAATATAGTATCTTAGGAACCAATAATCATCTTGATGCAAAAATGATCAACAATAGTAGCCCACAAGATTGGCCAGAACCAATAATAAGAGTTCAATCTTTATCCCAAACTTGCATAGATTCAATCCCTCCAAGGTATATCAAACCTCTTAATGATCGTCCATCTACAAACTCTCTTTTTGAATCAACCAATATTCCCATAATTGATCTAAGAGGTTTATATAGTATTGACCCAAATGAAAAAGCTTCAACTTTTAAGAAAATTTCCGAGGCTTGTAATGAGTGGGGGTTCTTTCAAATTGTTAACCATGGTGTTAGtcatgatttgatggatttggcTAAGGAAACTTGGCGTCAATTTTTTCATTTGCCTATGGAGGTTAAGCAAGAGTATTCAAATTCACCTAAAACTTATGAAGGGTATGGTAGTAGACTTGGTGTTAAGAAAGGTGCTATTCTTGATTGGAGTGATTATTATTATCTTCATTATCTTCCTTTGAGTTTGAAGGATTATAACAAATGGCCTTCTCTTCCTCCCTCTTGCAGGTTAGTTAGTATTCATATTATAACAATATAAACTTTTTCAATATAATTAGTGATCATAACTTTTTCTTAGAATTTTACaaatataaaattttaattttaaaaaaactttatatattaatattttaaagCTAAAGTTAATAAATTATTAACTAAAACTAATATTAAATTAATATTTTCTTGATTAAACCAATTGAATTTATTATTAACCAAAATCAAGTATATTAGCTATTAAATAATTTTGTTTTCTAAAATATATGAAAATAATATTTAAACTAAAAAAATAGTAATATTGCTAAAATATTATTACAAAATTTTAAAAGGTATCATAGTTGAAATTCTTCACGATAAGATTAACTTTTGAGGTTGTTAATATATAATTTAGTTTCATTTTTTCTTCaataatttaacttttttttaaatgTGAATGCAGAGAAGTGTTTGATGAATATGGAAAAGAATTAGTGAAATTGTGTGGGAGATTAATGAAGGTTCTATCTATAAATCTTGGATTAGAAGAAGATTATCTTCAAAGTGCTTTTGGAGGTGAAGATATTGGAGCTTGTATAAGAGTAAATTTTTACCCAAAATGCCCTCAACCAGAGTTAACTCTTGGTTTATCATCACACTCAGATCCAGGGGGGATGACAATTTTGTTACCAGATGATGAAGTAAATGGTCTTCAAGTTCGTAAAAATGATAATTGGATTACAGTGAAACCTCTTCGCAATGCATTTATTGTTAATATTGGTGATCAAATTCAGGTGAATTAATTTTATAATTCTCCATTTCTTTAACAAATATTTTAAACTATTTTTAAATTGTAATagtaatattttttattttttatttcgttaaatttcaaaatatttaatataaatatttGAGCATATTTCTTTACAAAATATTATTCTAAACCTGTTAAATTTATAATTGTGATGAGTACTTATCTTTATAGATCATGTTTGGGTTGATATTTATCATTCATGATGCATGAATCTGTCACATGGAGGCGACACGTGAATAAAAATATTtatacttttattttattttatttaagttTTCGTCATATTTTTTGGATGGTTGTCACCTTTTGAAAGATACAACTCATTctctgttttattttatttatttgttgaggatcatttatattatttttaattattgtGATTTTAAGTTTGTAACTCTGAGTTACATCAGAGAAATTTAATACATAGTATACTATCAAttagaaaaataaatatatgatttttaattattatgCTTTTTTTATTAATGTTGTCGTCAAATATTTAACTCTACACtaataaattatatttatttaacTTAACTAATACATATAAATTAAGCTATcatatttaattaaattgttAATTATAAATATCAATTATTTACTTATTAAAAAATGatttatttaataatatataaaaataaacttatataaattattaatttataaatatcaattacttattttttaaaagaaaatttatttatattaatatataaaaaatatatttattgtCACCGGATACTAAATTTTAAATTAACAATATTTGCCTCAATTACAACATATAAGTCGCACTACATCATACACCCCTATtttatttatgtatttttttAAACTATTAtgattttttataatttattatttGTATCTATTATGATTTTATTGTAACTTATAAATTGTATTTTTGTTActaaattatttaaaaaaattaatatgtTTAATAGTTTGATTGAAAGAGACATATATGGTAAAGAAAAGAATGTTATTGTTCACTATTGCAGTTGCAGAATCAGCATGCACACACAATAATAAAAATGGATAAACATTTATCCTCGTGGTCACGGGGCTAATTAAGGATAGGGTTGTTAATTTATTTATAACATGTCAACATTATGAATATTAAGACCTATCATGAATAGATCGTGCAAGATACTTCTTTTATGGAATCTATGTTTTGATATAATAATCATATAATtaatttgtttgttttgtgtttgatAAGGTTCTAAGCAATGCAATCTACAAAAGTGTTGAGCATAGAGTACTCGTAAATTCACATAAAGAGAGAGTTTCTTTAGCTTTCTTCTACAATCCAAAAAGTGACATACCAATTGAGCCAGCAAAAGAATTGGTAAAACCAGAAACACCAGCACTCTACCCTGCTATGACCTTTGATGAATATAGGCTCTTCATTAGAATGAGGGGTCCATGTGGAAAATCTCAAGTCGAATCTTTAAAATCTCCTAGATGACACTCTGATTTTGTTGAAGTTCCAAAGAGTGTATATCTATTTGTGTAAATCTTGTTGTCAATTGTAATATTTATAATGTGTGAATAAACAAGAGTATGGTATAAATCGTATAAATTAATTAATCATTAGTTGTATATGATATCCCTCTACTTGATATTAGATAAATAATAAATCATGTTAGATAGGTATTTGTTAATTTTGTACAAATTGAAGATCACGATCGGTAAAATTTAGATGTTCGATGTTGACTATGCTTTATGATTCATATTTGTATAGTAAAGCAAGGATAGTTTGATTATCCATAGTGGTACAAACATAATTGATCgatttatatatgatataataGTTTTGTTGCGACATAAGGATATTTGATATATTATTTTGTTTCGTTTATTCGATTACTAAAATGGTTGTTATACATTTGAATGATCAATGTTATTTATGTTTCGTGACTGACATATGTATAGTGAAGTGACAACGTTTCGATCAGTCATATTAAATAATCGATGATTATGTTGTTGATGGTATGAATATGTTGCATTAAAGTTTATGACGATGCAAGAGTTGTGTTGTCATGAGTTATACGATTAAGATTTATGATTTCATATGAGTTGTGTGGTAATGAGTTATACGATTAGGGTTTATGACGACGCATGAGTTGCACTCCCATGAGTTATACGATTAGGGTTTATGACGGTTCATGAGTTGTGTTGTCATGAGTTATACACTATAGGAAAAAAGATGTTTTAAGGTAGTTTTAAGAGAAGATTACAACCGTTAGAACCACTGCAAAATTGACATTGCGACTATTTATCAACTGTCATAAAATTTGATGTTGGGAGCACTGATTATGATGGTTTCGAAATTCATAGTACAAACCGTCGTTAGTTGATTTATGAAGGTTGTAACTGTCATTAAAATGATGTGCATTTTAAATAGATATGTACTTTGCGACGATTTTTAATACAAATTACGAAAGTTTGTAACCCAAATTAATATATCAATTCTTAAATAAAGAAAGTAATTTATGATATAGCTTTAAAACGATAAATAACACATCCAAAATATATTTAAATTCATATTTAACGTATTTTTATAAGACATATTTACATATGAATAATAAAAACTATatatagaaaataaataaatatatttttttaatatagCATTTGTCTTTTATTGTATCCCTCTAAAATATTAGATCTTCAACATGCAAAAATAAGAAAAGTAAAAATAAGATGCAAGGCAAACCTTACATCTGAAAACCATCTTATGTTAATGGGCCAAGTTCCCTTTTTTTTTTGTATATTCTTTTTTTTATAAGAATATATTTTTGTTACTCAACAATTGCTCTAATTCTTTAACTTCTTCCTGAAGTTTTCAGCTATCATACTCATCCTCCAAAAAATGCAGGTAAAAAGTTCTCTATTACAGACAAACACACATAACCAACGATCAATTTAAAAGAGCAATAACTTCAATTTATTCATTTCATATTTGACCTTTGTTATTTACATGGTTGTCCTATTTATACTATTAGAAACACATGAGAAAAAAAACTTGTCAAACAAGAAACAAAATTTTGAGCTTCAAGATATAGATAAAAGACAATAATAGCTGAAATTTTCACTTTTAAGTTTATTTGATGCATCATCAACATATATTTTAACATCATTAAATCCTTGTTTCTTCAAATCAGCATCAACAACCATAGAATCAACATTAGTAGATGATATCAC includes these proteins:
- the LOC127118148 gene encoding jasmonate-induced oxygenase 2; its protein translation is MINNSSPQDWPEPIIRVQSLSQTCIDSIPPRYIKPLNDRPSTNSLFESTNIPIIDLRGLYSIDPNEKASTFKKISEACNEWGFFQIVNHGVSHDLMDLAKETWRQFFHLPMEVKQEYSNSPKTYEGYGSRLGVKKGAILDWSDYYYLHYLPLSLKDYNKWPSLPPSCREVFDEYGKELVKLCGRLMKVLSINLGLEEDYLQSAFGGEDIGACIRVNFYPKCPQPELTLGLSSHSDPGGMTILLPDDEVNGLQVRKNDNWITVKPLRNAFIVNIGDQIQVLSNAIYKSVEHRVLVNSHKERVSLAFFYNPKSDIPIEPAKELVKPETPALYPAMTFDEYRLFIRMRGPCGKSQVESLKSPR